tcctttccctccagcTCATCCCACAGGGCTTGCTGAGCACCCTCTAAAGGCACAAGCACCCTCCATGCTCTGCAACCTTTATTCAgagtatttcttcttcttggaaTGCTTCTCCATTTCCCTCCGTCTGACTTGCAAGCTCTTTTTGATCTTAATACTGAATTCCAATGTCATCACCAGGCAAAACTAGCCACTCCCTCTCCTGCGTTCCTGTTGGCATTTGGGCTCCAACACAGCACCTACCACAGTGTTTTCCAAGTTCAGTTTTGTCCAGTTGCCCCAAATATATGCTGAGCCCATGGGCTGCCTTCTCTGGGCCACCACTGCCGACCAAAGCACCGCTATCATGTGTCTGGACCACTGCCATGCTCTTTTCACTCAGGACAGGGGTGGGTGGAGAGTGGTACAGTGGCGTGGCTGGTCCTTGTCTCTCCTTGGTCAGTGAACGTCACGCCTGGGACATGCTGACCCCCAGCAGCAGGGCAGTGCCAGGCTCATCAGAGTAACAATGGTTTATTGAATGCTGATGGAAGGAGTCCTTTCATTTGCTTGACAGTTTACCagacacattatttttaatcctCACAGAAGGATTCTACTCTTTAATAGGGAAATAATTTGAATCAGTTTCTTCCTTAACAATCGGCATAAATATCTGTGATAACACTTTCAATGTTTAAGGTCTTAAAACCCCCCACAAAATCCCTCGGGCTAGCGTCATGTCTGTGTAATGCACGCGTCTACTGCCCCCTAGTGGACCTAGCTTATAATAGCCGTTTAATTCTCTATTGTCGGCGGAAGTAACCGGTATCTTTCCTTAATATATTCATGGATTCCAGAATACAGCAGTTTCTTCATAACAGCAGGGAGTTTATATCCTGGCTTTGCCACCTATTAGCTGTGTAGCTTGGGtaatttacttaacttctctgtgtctcagtttcctacTTTATAAAATGGAGCCAGTGACAATGGTAAGTCATTAAAAACTAATATGTACTGAGtgcttacaatgtgccaggcataaCTCATTAAATTTCTGCAACAATCATAGTAAATAGGaaccatattttatttcaaattttatttaaattctagttagttaacatttggtaaaattggtttcgggagtggaatttagtgattcatcacttacatgcaaacacccagtgctaatcataacaagtgcccttcctaatacctatcacccatctagaccatcctcctgcccacctcccctccagcaaccctcagtttgttctctataggtaagaatctcttgtggttttcctctctccctgtctcccccacccctttccctgtgttcatctgttttgttaactccacatatgagtgaaatcatgtggtatttgtctttctctgacttatttcccttagcataagacactctagctccatccacaggAACAAATGTTATTTCcactttacaaacaaggaaaccaaGAGCCCAGAGAGAAATAGTTCCTACCTCTCAGAGAGATGTGAAAATTAAAgtagttaatacatgtaaagtgatTGTAAGAATGTTGAAGGTGGAGTAAGAGCTCAGTCACATCATCATTAGTATCATAAGATTCTGTCTGTGACAAGGACACTGCTGTGGACCACACGGACCCTTGTTTGCATTTGGGTTGCTCTCATAATGCATGGCAGTTACTTGTGTAATGAAACATATACTATATCACATGGCAAGCTatgttatttatacatatttttctagacattttatttttcttttttaaacttttttttaacatttatttttgagagactcagaggtggagcatgagtgggggaggggcagagagagcaggagacacagaatcagaagcaggctccaggctctgcactgtcagcccagagcccgacatggagctcaaactcacaaactgtgagatcttgacctgagcccacccaggtgccccactagatATTTTTCTTAAGCCAAGACATAATTCCttctcatttctccatttctGATATGAAGTCagcctatttcattctttttctttaacaactttaaaaacacttttcaatgtttattcatttttgagagaggcagcatgagcgggggagggacagagagagagagggagacaaagaatccgaagcaggctccaggctctgagctgtcagcacagagcccgatgtggggctcgaatccacaaaccatgagatcgtgacctgagccaaagtaggacgtttaaccaactgagccacccaggtgcccctgtttccctCTTGACTGCACAGAAGAATCACTGGAGAAGGGAAATAGGAAGAAAGGGGCAGATTTAGTATTTACTAGTTTGCAGTTGTCTGGAAGTAAGTGGATCCACACATATTTCCCCAGGGGAGTGGGGATGAGAGGAAAAAGAGGGTGCCCAAAGCTATTCACGTAGCTCCTTATGGTGTCCACTTCTTCATCTACTCAAAAAACATGAACCGAGCCTCTGTGTGTTCTACAGAGTTCTACACTGTTCTAAGCACCAGCCTCTCTCTCACTTCTACCTTTTGACATCATGCTTGTGGctccaacagaaataaaagaaccaGATTAAGTTGGGAATACAGATCATATATGGATTTTCTCATAGATTTTTTTCCATggcatttcagaaagaaaaaaacaggtatTGTGTCAAGTGATTCAATAGTGTGAACAGTTTGAATTCTCAAGGTCTGGTAAGAAATTTGATGCTTCATCAGAGGGTTAATCGTGCAAAATTATTGAAGTTCTAATGAATTAAATTTGAACAATCAAGTCCAATATTGATGGGGGCAGAttattgggggtgggagggagtccAGTTTGGAAATCGATCTAAAAAAAATCGAGCACTagatctaaaaaaaagaaaatgtatctaaaacacaaaacagggCATGGAAAGCTGAGGCAGTATTAGATGATGGGCGCCAGGGAACGGCCAGGACACAGGGTGTTCCGTGTAAAGGTGGGCGTGGTGCCAATTTCAGTGCCAAGATTAGTGGTGTGCGGGTGGCACCGGCAGCTGTCCCACGGCGCCTTTTACCTGAGAGCACCAGTCTTCGCCGATGATGCTGTGAACGTGCACACTGCGCGCAGTAGGGGGCAAGTCGCTGCCACCCAGCATTCTCCCCAGTACAGAGTATAATTTCATCCTTGCTCATTTCATTTACCTGAGCGTTTCAGAACCTAAGTTCCAGATACCATTCGTGTTTCCATAGTGTCTTGAGAGCAATGCCCAAACGCGTAGGATCGCCAGCTTGTTCAGGGGCGCCACACCACGAAATGTCAACTGGAAAAGATAGGGAACTGCTGCTGAATTTCTCCTCCacaacttgaaaaagaacagtGGGTCCTTTCATGCAAGAGTGTGATGAAAGTCCAGCAAACCTCtgctgagcacttactctgtgggTCAGGCCTGTGTTAGATCCTTCCAcgtactatctcatttaatccttgaagCCACGGACTTATCAAAGTTGTAGAGGTTGTCATAACGCAGCACGGTGAGCCTTCTAGGCAAAGGGTGAGGAAGAGTAAGCTGTCACCCCTGTTAGTGACAAAGCTGACTTTAGGGATTGTGGCTTGTATCTCGGGGCTCGTAGTTTTCTTAATTCTGAACCCCACCTAGAACTAGAGATGCTCACTCACCCGGCCACAGGCAGTGCCGGGCCACGAGGGGCCTCCACTCACGCAGGCCCCTGCAGAGCCTCCAGTGTGGAAAGGGGACCAGAAGGTAGATTTCCGGTGGGCAGTCACATCCCAACAAGAAAGGGGCACAAGGGTCGGTGTTCCTGCTCTCACGGTGTGCCGGAGTTGGCCGGCTGGGCTTGTGTACATCTCTTCCTGACTTCATGCTGGTGGCTCAGAACGGCCAAGGTGAGATGGGCATCTTTACGCCATGGGGATCGTCAAATGCGACACACCGGGGCTTCGGCCCCAcagagccagttgttaaacatttaccagcacaccactgcctGCTCCCCAGTTTTTCCAATCCGAGGTGTCTCATCTTCCTCAGCAACCAGGAGAGTGAGGAGGCTAGACAAAGGCTGGGAGTGTCACACTAGTGGATGCCTCCCACATGGAAGGAATATCAGGAGGTTAAGTAGAGTTCAATTGATCTCAAGGGTTCCGAACTGCAGCAGGCTTGAGAACCACCCCTCCAGCTGGTGCTGCTTTGCCATTCCCCTTTATAGGAAACTCTTCAGAGGTGCCTACACTCTTTGTCTTCTGGAACTTTCCTTTAGGCCAACCCATCAATGAGGTGCCAGTGATTGAGCTGCTTACCCTACTGGAAGGCACTAGGCACTTACAAATGGTGGATGtgtaatcctttttatttatttttttcttaattgctgTGAGAATGCTTAATACTTTTAGGTAGGTAGGAATGAAGTGGAGACCAGGATCCATTCTCTCATCCATAGTCCTTCAATTCATGGTCCATTACGCTGTTCAAGACCGTGGCCATGTGCCCCGCATCCCCCCAGCTTTACAAGGACATTTTGTTTTAAGAGATAACAGGTAATAATTTAATTGCTGGATTTACCCATGAAATGCCCTGTGCTGCCAGAGTCCCATCCTCCAATTTCAGCTATTTTCTCTTGACTTCAGACCGAACCAGGCCAGAGAATCCATTCTTGAGTCCCGCGTCCTTGAGTGTCTGCTGCCTGGGACCATCCTGATACTAATCACTGTAACAGGCAGGGCTCCTGTGGAAACAGATTGGCTTTAACTAATTTTAGCAGCAAGTGCATTTACTAGAGGATGTTAAGAGCGCACGACtctgggaggagaaggaaggcagagagtgTCGGGCTCGGAGGCCATTTTGGCCGGAGGGAACACCCACACTGTCTCACAGGGGCTGCCCCAGTGAAGATCCCACCATGCTCCTGCTGCTCAGCACAGACACTGGTGTTGATTGTGGCTGGACACCCCAGACCCTGCCTGTGCTGCCCGTCATGGGTTTCCTTGTCACCAAGTTCTCAAACCAGCTTCTCCCGTTGCCCGACATGCTTGGCTCACCTCATCACTGCTCCTTCATCTGCGTTACCCTGAGGTGGCCTTCAGTGTCCATTATCACCTCTTCTGGGAAGGCTTCCCTAGCCTCACAAAGGCCTAGACGCATattgtcccccaccccaccttcccgCCTTCCCTGGAAGCTGTGTTTACATGTTTATGTGGCATTCATCATCATGATGGGTCTCTACAGACACGGTGCTCCTCCTGCGGAAGCTTCCCCAGGTTCTCCCTCACACTGTTGCTTTGCTCTTCTCTCAGGCTCTGATGTTGCAATTAcatccattttcttcttgcttatGCCTTAATGGAGAAGgatcactttcaaaaataatacacaacTTCATTTGGGAGCAACACATACCAACCAATTCCTACGTCAGCGGCTTTGGTGAAGAGTCAAAGTGTTTCTCAGGAGTGCTCCAAGTGCTCAAGACAATAGCACCTAGAAACTTCATGGCCAGAAAAGCAGGAGGCTAGGGCCTGTGTGTGGGAGTGTAGAGGGTGCTGTGAAACAGGCACTCAGGCaatggaaaaggagagggggaagagagagagagaggagagggagagggcaagagaTAGCATGAGCCTGCTGCAGGAGTAGCTCCTGGTGTTGTGCCTAGCCTGAAAGGTCTTCAGGGCTGCCCCATTTATTATGGTAACGCTATTGTGGGTTCTCTTTATTTCTAGAACCATTCACCAAGTGACATTCCTGCTTCCTTGGTCTTGCCCTTATGGAACTGTTATTTCATGATGACTTGTCTCTTTCATCAAGCATAGGGGTGTTCCACCTGTGATGTTTATTATTACTTCCACAtttctgatgaggaaactgagatacaggAGAGCAACGCACCCATCTCAAGACTTCTCATCTAACAGCAGATTCAGTCcacatatttactgaacactcaTAAAGAGTCAGGTCCTAAGGGCTGGTAGGTGGCAGGGTGGGATGGGAATCCAGGTTTGTACAACCCTAAAGCCTTTCCACTACAGCATGGCAATATCTGTCAGAGACCTAACCAACACAAGAGTGGTTAAGGAGCACAAAGATAGAGAAATGATAAGAGGAAAtggcagggaagaagagaaaaaaaggatggAGGGGAGAAATGCACCTAATTATGGTGCAGTTTAAAGATTGCTCatggacagggcacctgggtgtctcagttgattgGGCGTCGAACTTTGGCTCATctcataatctcgcggtttgtgatttcgagccccacatcaggctcgctgctgtcagtggagatcctgctttggatcctctgtctccctctctttgcccctctccctgctgtgcacgcacggtctctctctctctctctctctctctctctctctctctctctcaaaaaaaaaaggttgcacACTGCTAACATCCATGAATGTTGAATATGGCTGTTGGAGTTTGAGataaagaaacaatatttgattTGCTGGAGAGGTCATGGGTGGGGGTGATGGGCTAAGTGGGCGATgagcattaaagagggcacttgttgggatgaacactgggtgttgtatgtaagtgatgaatcactgggttctactcctgaaaccaaccctacactatatgttaactaacttggatttaaattaaaaaacaaaaaacaaaaaacaaaaaacttctggggggagaataaaaagaaacagtagcccttgttttctctctcaaatggaACCTTTTTGGAGACAGATGCCGGAATCAGGTGGAGATTAACAtgtaactctttttaaaaaagaacctatTCTGTTGTGTTGAAGAGTGTTCCTTTCCTCCCTGccgtccccccaaattcatgtccactcagaatgtgaccttatttggaaaaagcatctttgcagatgtaattagttaggATGAGGCCATACTGGATGAAGTGGGCCCtcatccaacatgactggtgttcttataaaaagagaaaacagacacagagacgcACAAGGAGAAGGGCAAGTGAAGAAGAGGGGGACCCTGGAGTGATGAGTTGCAAGCCGGGGAATGCCAAGGATGGCGGGGAGGCACCGGAAGCTGGAAGAGGTAAGGAAAGATTCTTCCCAAAAACCTTAGGAGGAAGTACGGTCCTGCTGAccccttgattttggatttccagcctccggATTTGTGAGAGGATATCTGTCGTTTTAAACTACCCATTTGGTGGCACTTTGGTATTGCAGTCACAGGAAGCTCATGCTCTGATAAAGCAGTTTGGAGAACTTGGTTTTCTGTTCTCAAGGAAGTGGGTTTGTGGGCGCCCCATCCTTGAATAGTTGGGCTTTCCCACCCAGCCTGAGGGGCACAGGCTGTGCACTCCCGGAAGCCACGCTGGCTCCCAGGATGGAGATTCCCGGGCATGCCCACTTCCTGTGCCAAAGCTCACCAATCAGAGGAAATGGGCGGGAGGTTGGGGGTGGTCTGGCTAAAGTTCCTCCCACGGGAAACACAATAGTGCAGAATCAGAGTTCCGGCCTAATGGGGAACTGCAGATGCCAGTTTTTCGGCCTGCACAATGTATTTCAAAAAGTGTTTGAATCAGTGCCCAGCATTTAAAAGTTGGGACATTTAGTATAAAGTCCAAGATTACAAGCTTCTCTTTGAAACTGGAAACTGTGGCCACACTGGCCCACATTCCCTGAAGGCTCTGACTGGCTGTTGCTGCAATTGGGCATCCTCTCCAGATGGGGTGCAGGCTTTCTACCTCACCATTCTGCTCCTCACACCCCACATTTCCCCCTGGTCTGCACTActcctttctgtgcctccctgatGCCTGTTGACATTTTAGTTTAGGATTCCCAGAGTGGTGGTTAAGAGCAGAGACTCTGAAGTCAGACAAGTCCTGGGTTCGGATTCGAGCTCAGTCACTTCCTAAATGTGTGGTCTCGGGCAATTTGCTTAAcctccccgagcctcagtttcccccacttgtaaaatggaaataataatagaaccCACCTTATTGGGCTGTTGTGAGAATCCTATAATGTAATCACTGGAGTCTTTTCATATATATGCAAGGCACATAAGTGCCCAATAGTTAAGTGTTATTGTTACTATTTGAAAAAAGCTGTAAGAGgaatcctggaagagaaagagTCTCTAACCAACTAAGCTTGGTCTGGTTTTAGTGCTGCCCTCCATCTCACCAagtttcagaaaaaatattttaataagccAGCTTCCAAGGAACCCCCTCTCTGTAGTAAGGAGTCCAATAGTTTTGGGAATTAGAGGTCCAATTAAGGTGGTTTCCCTCCTCCTCACAGTTTGATTCTCCTCTGGAAGGAGATTCCAGAGAGGCAGGAAACTCTGGATCCTAGCCAAATACTTAGATGTCTGGGTTTTAAAATAGCTGCGATCTTAGCTGGCTTTGCAGACTTCCTAGTGGCCCTCAAAGGACAGCTTTTGCTTTGACTGATCACTTCTTCTTGGTGGCCCAGAATGATGGAAGATGCAGAAGGAACCAAATGACTTCAAATAGTCTACTTCCGGGTAGAGGCAAGACACCAGATGGAATTGGGAAGGAGTCAGGATGACAGATAggaattaaaagattttttttttttttaatgaagaacgTATAAACTTCTCCTTGTGTAAAGGAGTGCCCAACTGGGACGCCATCAACCTCTGAAATGATTGCATGCTACATAAACCAACTCAAACCAGTCCTTGCAAAAAGGTGAATTTCTTTGGAAGGGTATTGAAGTATTCCCTAGAACGGAGGGGCAGCAGGACCTCCCTGCAGACTAGAACCGGGAACTGGGAAGCGATCAGGTGCAGGTGTGAAGTATTGATACAACTTAGCTGTTGACATAATAGACGGTTACCTGGTTATTCAAACATCAAGTATAGAGTAATCTATCTTTTCTCAGTGGGTTTGAACTGCCACATTTATCACAGTAGAATGTGATAAATTTTCAGTGTGTATTTGGGTCAGTTTCTGGTAAAATTCTACTCCATTTGCTATTCATGATTGTtacgggttgaattgtgtcccacgAAAGAGACACGTTAAAGTCCTTACTGCCAGTagtcagaatgtgactttatttgaaaatagggtcttgggctcctgggtggctcaatcggttaagcgtccaattcttgattttggctcgggtcatgatttcacagtttgcgagtttgcgcccccgagtcgggctctgtgctgacagtgcggagcctgcttgggattctctctctctccctctctctctctctctctctgtcttaaaaataaataaataacttaaaaaaaaaaagaagatagggtctttacagaggacATCAAATTAAAATTCGGTCATGAggggcccctaatccaatataactggtgtCCATTTAAAAGGAGACATCTGGACACAGGACAGGTGTGCACGAAGATATCTGCACACAAATGTGCGGGAAGATAGCTGTATGAAAAAGGAGGACTGGAatgatgcatttctttttttttttttaatttttttttcaacatttatttatttttgggacagagagagacagagcatgaacgggggaggggcagagagagagggagacacagaatcggaaacaggctccaggctctgagccttcagcccagagcctgacgcggggctcgaactcctggaccgcgagatcgtgacctggctgaagttggacgcttaaccgactgcgccacccaggcgcccctggaatgatGCATTTCTAAGCCAGGGTGACAAAGATTACCTGCAAATCACCAGAAGtcaggaaaaggcaaggaaggatcctttTCCCAACAGTGTTCaaaggagcatggccctgcccACGCTTTGATTTTAGACTAATAGTCTCCAGAACTGGAGACAATACATTTTTCCCAGTTCGTGGTatgttgttatggcagccctagcaaacgaaTATCCAATATAATACTCTAGTACCCAACtgtttaattattatagctttataatatttaaaaagtacctGGTCTTGTTAACCCCTGggaggatatatattttttaacttaaaaaaatactattttagttATACTCATGTATGAAAAAAATTGGCCATACTATCATGTTTACATACACACCAATATTGGAAGCAGAATTCAATAATGaatcacttttaaattttataaagaacacacaaacattaaaacacCGATTGGTTATAGAAAGCAGAGTGGAGAAAAAAGGACtagctatcattttcattttcattaaagagCAGCACTCTCTGAGAAGAATCAAATCAATTAGCAATATTCAtctatattgcaaaataatatagaaaaagtAGTGGTTGTactgattttattacttttgctaAGCCATTTTACCTTCCTCACActcaatgcaaagaaataaaacaatataaagaaaaatacgtCCTCATTATTATCCACAATAAAAAATTCTGCAGGTCTGGGCATTTTATGTAATGGGGAGCACTTAACGGCTCAAGTGGATCTAAGTACCATTTTGATTCTGACCCCCTGAATAGAAACTCATGCGTATCTGGTGACTGGACTAACTCCATGGCAGCTGTGATGTACTGAACCATTTCTGTGGTATCCCCAGATCTCACTAAATTAAGAAAAGACCCTACACAAGAAAAGATAACAATCTGTCCAGAAATTATATCTATGACCTCTTTCTTTAGTGGAAGGTGGGGAAGGAGCCCTTTCTTGAGTATATGGATACAAGCATTGCTGTGTCTAAAGATTGTTGGATTGATATTGTGTCTGTTATAATGAAAATAAGGTGTACGTCAAAACCACTGCCAGATTAAGAAACTTCCACAATGTGTCTCAATTCTTTAACTAATGGAGCAAGTTCCTTTTCTAGGCTGACAATGAGTCCTGTATTGGTGTTGCTGCTGGCTATGAAACTCACCACCAAAGGCAAACGATTGAATTGAACCACCTGGTAGGTGTTATAGTAACAgataataatacttttattttttgaaagtccAAGTTTGCTTCCTTGGTCTGTTGCCAGGGCAAAAGTAGATAAGAAACCAGGTCTCAAAACATGTTCTGGAGTATTATCATTGGCCACTTTAATAATAGGCTCTCCATCTCTATCTGACACAATGATAGCATGGAGCCCTTCAATACTTGGTAATTTTTTCTATAGGAATCACTTCAGGTCATCCACCATGATGAACCCCTTTCTCTCGCAGGATCAATCTCCACTCCTGGTTTTCTGGGTTGCCGTGTTCTCTCAGCTGTGAATTCAGGGACAGCTTCAAAAACCATCTCCCTGGGAGGGTATTTTTAAGATGGGAACGATTAGATCCAATGTAAATGCTGAAGATTATAATCtagaatatcattttattttatttttttttaagtttgtttatttattttgagagagaaagagtgagagagagaaagagagagcaggggaggggcagagagagagggagagagagagaatcccaggcagcctccatgctgtcagtgcagagcccgatgtggggctcgattccataaactgtgagatcatgacctgagctgagatcaagagtcagacgcctaaccaagggagccatccaggcatccctagaatatcattttaaaaattaattttaattgtttagaAAACTCATTGAAATATACTCTTGAAATGGGTTCATTTTATTGCATGCTGATTGttcctcaataaagttgattaaaAAGGACTGTAGACAACATACACCAGAATGTATTATATATCACAATGtagcaaatgaaaaccaccacCATTGTGCTTTTTAACGTATATTGTATGGTTTATGCAGACTGTGGACAAGAGctctgcatatatttaaaattcttgcGGAAGTCTCACTGATTTGCAGGGCTGGGATGTTACACTAATATTTAGAAACAATTTAAGCCAGCACTCATCTACTTGTCTAAAATTGTGCGAGTGAATACATTCTTATAACACATGTGTAGGCCGTTGTCAAGTACAGATTGGGTGAGGCGTAGTCTTAGCTTAATAGATCAGCTGGGTAGAACAGCAGAACATAGAACATGCTGAGTGTGACTATATAATGTCATAGATCATTTCcatatttaagtttttgttaCAGTTCTGACTTTACTAAGCAGAATGGCTTCAATATGGCAATGTAGGGCTCACAATATGGCTGTGCCTCCAGCAACAGCTAAAGGTTCattaaagcaacagaaaggtTACATTTGTACTGAACATTCAGTACAAAATAGGTAGTTTTGAAGTATCTTGTGAATAGCCTCCACAACAGGAACTGAgatttctaattattaaaaatgttgaatgtttctggggcgcctgggtggcgcagttggttaagcgtccgacttcagccaggtcacgatctcgcagtccgtgagttcgagccccgcgtcaggctctgggctgatggctcggagcctggagcctgtttccgattctgtgtctccctctctctctgcccctcccccgttcatgctctgtctctctctgtcccaaaaataaataaatgttgaaaaaaaaaaaatttaaaaaaatgttgaatgtttcaagatatatttgaaaagtatTCTGGTTTTGCAAAACAAGAAAGATTTAAATTGGCTGAAGATAGTGTTCATCAAATCCCTCCTAAGGTAACACTTCGTGATTAAGGAATCTGAATAACTGTTAGTGATTCATTGTCAGACCAAAAACTCCTGCTATCCCTCAAGCTCTGAGTCTGTTCCATTACACTGAGATAGGAAGGTGAGCTATCAAAACTCTTATGTATGCAACTATTCATGCATGTTAAGTGAGCTCTGGTAGCTATGGGTTTTGTCTACCTAGCACATTTCCCTTTCACTTCTTGTTCTGCTAACAGAAACCCTCTTCCCTGTGGGAAACCCATTCTTCATGCATGGGAGG
The genomic region above belongs to Prionailurus bengalensis isolate Pbe53 chromosome B4, Fcat_Pben_1.1_paternal_pri, whole genome shotgun sequence and contains:
- the LOC122473842 gene encoding LOW QUALITY PROTEIN: ragulator complex protein LAMTOR3-like (The sequence of the model RefSeq protein was modified relative to this genomic sequence to represent the inferred CDS: substituted 2 bases at 2 genomic stop codons), translating into MVDDLKXFLXKKLPSIEGLHAIIVSDRDGEPIIKVANDNTPEHVLRPGFLSTFALATDQGSKLGLSKNKSIIICYYNTYQVVQFNRLPLVVSFIASSNTNTGLIVSLEKELAPLVKELRHIVEVS